In the Ruminococcus sp. OA3 genome, one interval contains:
- the rpsL gene encoding 30S ribosomal protein S12, producing the protein MPTFNQLVRKGRQTSVKKSTAPALQKSFNSLKKKTSDMSSPQKRGVCTAVKTATPKKPNSALRKIARVRLSNGIEVTSYIPGEGHNLQEHSVVLIRGGRVKDLPGTRYHIVRGTLDTAGVANRRQARSKYGAKRPKK; encoded by the coding sequence ATGCCAACATTTAATCAGTTAGTAAGAAAAGGCCGTCAGACATCAGTAAAGAAGTCTACTGCACCGGCACTTCAGAAAAGTTTTAACTCTCTGAAGAAAAAGACAAGCGATATGTCCTCACCGCAGAAGAGAGGTGTGTGTACAGCTGTAAAAACAGCTACACCGAAAAAGCCTAACTCAGCGCTTAGAAAAATCGCCAGAGTACGTCTTTCCAACGGAATTGAAGTAACAAGCTATATCCCTGGAGAAGGTCACAATTTACAGGAACATAGTGTAGTTCTGATTCGTGGTGGTAGAGTAAAAGACTTACCAGGTACCAGATATCATATCGTCAGAGGTACACTTGATACAGCAGGTGTTGCTAACAGAAGACAGGCTCGTTCCAAATACGGAGCTAAGAGACCTAAAAAGTAA
- a CDS encoding N-acetylmuramoyl-L-alanine amidase — translation MKNKKLVIILMVCVGILAAVLAVFSFLIMKKAAAKEQKAKAAVEEVLQEKTVSGKDRSQEIATPEPTVEPGSEEQINQVVFDETDDQVFVTVQTANLRREPSTDAEILATAPMSRLFVRTGVSAEWSRIKEGGKTYYISNEVISTERPEAAGEGAALPKTGGTAAAFASGGKTVIIDPGHQGSGDSSQEPIGPGASSTKARVTSGTSGCVSGQDEYELNLTVSLKLRDELVNRGYTVYMTRETHDVNISNKERAELATEHGGDILVRIHANGSENSSVSGALTMAPSDGNPFLQADLISKSQSLSQNIIDTYTASTGFASQGVYITDEMSGINWSTMPVTIVEMGYMSNPSDDASMADPAMQTKMVSGIADGIDKYFS, via the coding sequence ATGAAAAATAAAAAATTAGTCATTATCCTTATGGTATGTGTGGGGATTCTTGCGGCGGTGCTGGCAGTATTTTCGTTTCTGATCATGAAAAAAGCAGCGGCGAAAGAACAGAAGGCAAAAGCAGCAGTAGAAGAAGTGCTGCAGGAGAAAACGGTAAGCGGTAAAGACCGTTCGCAAGAGATAGCGACACCGGAACCGACAGTGGAACCGGGAAGTGAAGAGCAGATCAACCAGGTCGTATTTGACGAGACGGATGATCAGGTATTCGTGACGGTTCAAACAGCAAATCTGCGCAGGGAACCGTCAACGGATGCTGAGATACTGGCGACTGCCCCGATGAGCCGGCTGTTTGTACGCACAGGAGTCTCGGCTGAGTGGAGCCGGATAAAAGAAGGCGGAAAAACTTATTATATCTCAAATGAAGTGATTTCCACAGAACGTCCGGAAGCTGCGGGAGAGGGAGCCGCGCTGCCTAAGACAGGGGGGACAGCGGCAGCTTTTGCATCCGGAGGGAAAACAGTTATCATTGATCCGGGGCATCAGGGAAGCGGCGACAGTTCACAGGAACCGATCGGACCCGGTGCATCATCGACAAAGGCGCGCGTGACGTCCGGAACTTCCGGCTGTGTTTCCGGGCAGGATGAATATGAATTGAATCTGACAGTTTCTCTGAAGCTGCGGGATGAACTGGTAAATCGTGGGTATACTGTTTATATGACCAGGGAGACCCACGACGTCAATATCAGCAATAAGGAGCGTGCGGAATTAGCAACGGAGCACGGAGGGGATATCCTGGTGAGGATCCATGCCAACGGATCAGAGAACAGTTCTGTCAGCGGGGCACTGACCATGGCGCCATCGGATGGGAACCCATTTCTGCAAGCGGACCTGATTTCGAAAAGCCAGTCTCTGTCACAAAATATTATTGATACTTATACAGCTTCCACGGGATTTGCAAGTCAGGGCGTCTACATCACTGACGAGATGAGTGGAATTAACTGGAGCACCATGCCTGTTACGATCGTAGAAATGGGCTATATGTCAAATCCTTCGGATGATGCGTCCATGGCTGATCCTGCCATGCAGACAAAGATGGTAAGCGGAATCGCCGACGGGATCGACAAGTATTTCAGTTAA
- the rpoC gene encoding DNA-directed RNA polymerase subunit beta': MAETTNKESYQPMTFDAIKIGLASPEKIRDWSRGEVKKPETINYRTLKPEKDGLFCERIFGPSKDWECHCGKYKKIRYKGVVCDRCGVEVTKASVRRERMGHIELAAPVSHIWYFKGIPSRMGLILDLSPRTLEKVLYFANYIVLDKGTSELMYKQVLTEKEFQEARETYGNTFRAGMGAESIKELLQAIDLEKESKELKAGLKESTGQKRARIIKRLEVIEAFRESGNHPEWMIMDVVPVIPPDLRPMVQLDGGRFATSDLNDLYRRIINRNNRLKRLLELGAPDIIVRNEKRMLQEAVDALIDNGRRGRPVTGPGNRALKSLSDMLKGKSGRFRQNLLGKRVDYSGRSVIVVGPELKIYQCGLPKEMAIELFKPFVMKELVANGTAHNIKNAKKMVEKLQTEVWDVLEEVIKEHPVMLNRAPTLHRLGIQAFEPILVEGKAIKLHPLVCTAFNADFDGDQMAVHLPLSVEAQAECRFLLLSPNNLLKPSDGGPVAVPSQDMVLGIYYLTQERPGARGEGKSFKSVNEAILAYENGAITLQSIINVRCEKTLPNGEMIHDNVESTLGRFLFNEILPQDLGFIDRSIPGNELLLEVDFHVGKKGLKQILEKVINTHGATKTAEVLDDIKAMGYKYSTRAAMTVSISDMTVPAEKPELIQNAQDTVDKITRNFKRGLITEEERYKEVVETWKETDDTLTKALLGGLDKYNNIFMMADSGARGSDKQIKQLAGMRGLMADTTGHTIELPIKSNFREGLDVLEYFMSAHGARKGLSDTALRTADSGYLTRRLVDVSQDLIIREVDCCEDKGEIPGMYVKGFMDGKEEIESLQERITGRFSCETIKDKEGNVIVKANHMITPKRAARIMKDGVDENGKQFDKIKIRTILSCKSHIGVCAKCYGANMATGETVQVGESVGIIAAQSIGEPGTQLTMRTFHTGGVAGGDITQGLPRVEELFEARKPKGLAIITEIKGIAAIKDTKKKREIIVTDDEEGVSKTYLIPYGSRIKVQDGAMLEAGDELTEGSVNPHDILKIKGVRAVQDYMIREVQRVYRLQGVEINDKHIEVIVRQMLKKIRVENNGDTELLPGTLADVLEFEELNDQMIADGKEPAEGKQVMLGITKASLATNSFLSAASFQETTKVLTEAAIKGKADNLIGLKENVIIGKLIPAGTGMKRYSNIKLDTDLAVDDEIDLDDDFTFDIEELPDDLDDGSMEMETDEPDEELIEVSESGDEE, encoded by the coding sequence ATGGCAGAAACAACAAATAAAGAATCATACCAACCGATGACTTTTGATGCCATCAAAATCGGGCTGGCATCTCCGGAGAAGATTCGTGACTGGTCCCGCGGTGAAGTAAAAAAGCCGGAGACCATCAACTACAGGACTTTAAAACCGGAAAAAGACGGTTTGTTCTGCGAACGTATCTTCGGACCGAGCAAAGACTGGGAATGTCACTGCGGTAAATATAAAAAAATTCGTTATAAAGGCGTTGTCTGCGATCGCTGTGGTGTCGAGGTGACAAAGGCCAGCGTTCGAAGAGAACGTATGGGCCACATTGAACTGGCTGCGCCGGTATCTCATATCTGGTACTTCAAGGGGATCCCGTCCCGTATGGGTCTGATCCTGGACCTGTCTCCGAGAACACTGGAGAAAGTACTGTATTTTGCGAACTATATTGTCCTGGATAAAGGGACATCAGAGCTGATGTATAAACAGGTGCTTACTGAGAAAGAATTTCAGGAGGCGCGTGAAACTTATGGCAACACGTTCCGTGCGGGCATGGGTGCAGAGTCCATAAAAGAACTGCTGCAGGCGATCGACCTTGAAAAGGAATCCAAAGAACTGAAAGCAGGGCTGAAGGAATCCACAGGCCAGAAGCGTGCCCGTATTATCAAGAGACTGGAAGTCATTGAAGCGTTCCGGGAGTCCGGAAATCATCCGGAATGGATGATCATGGATGTGGTTCCGGTTATTCCTCCGGACCTTCGTCCGATGGTGCAGCTGGACGGCGGACGTTTTGCGACCTCCGATTTAAATGATCTGTACAGAAGGATCATTAACAGAAACAACCGCCTGAAACGACTCCTGGAGCTGGGCGCTCCTGACATCATCGTACGAAATGAGAAGCGAATGCTGCAGGAAGCTGTGGATGCGCTGATCGATAACGGCCGCCGCGGACGTCCTGTGACAGGCCCGGGTAACCGTGCATTAAAATCTCTGTCCGATATGTTAAAAGGTAAATCCGGACGTTTCCGTCAGAACCTGCTCGGAAAACGAGTGGATTATTCCGGACGTTCTGTTATCGTCGTAGGACCGGAGCTGAAGATTTATCAGTGCGGTCTGCCGAAAGAGATGGCAATCGAGCTGTTCAAACCATTCGTTATGAAGGAACTGGTTGCAAACGGGACGGCTCACAATATTAAAAATGCAAAAAAAATGGTGGAAAAGCTCCAGACGGAAGTCTGGGATGTTCTGGAAGAAGTCATCAAAGAGCATCCGGTTATGCTGAACCGTGCTCCTACGCTTCACAGACTTGGAATCCAGGCATTTGAACCGATTCTGGTCGAGGGTAAAGCAATCAAGCTTCATCCCCTCGTGTGTACGGCATTCAATGCCGACTTTGACGGTGACCAGATGGCAGTGCATCTTCCGCTTTCTGTGGAAGCGCAGGCAGAGTGCCGTTTCCTTCTGTTGTCCCCGAATAACCTTCTGAAACCATCAGACGGTGGTCCGGTGGCTGTTCCTTCACAGGATATGGTCCTCGGTATCTACTACCTGACGCAGGAGAGACCGGGTGCCAGGGGTGAGGGAAAATCTTTCAAGAGTGTAAATGAAGCCATCCTTGCGTATGAAAATGGGGCGATCACGCTGCAGTCCATTATCAATGTGCGCTGCGAGAAGACTTTGCCGAACGGTGAGATGATTCATGACAATGTAGAGTCTACGCTGGGACGTTTCCTGTTTAATGAAATCCTTCCGCAGGATCTTGGATTTATCGACAGGAGCATTCCGGGAAATGAACTTCTTCTGGAAGTGGATTTCCATGTTGGGAAAAAAGGTCTGAAACAGATTCTGGAGAAGGTTATCAATACACACGGCGCTACGAAAACCGCTGAGGTTCTGGATGATATCAAGGCGATGGGATACAAGTATTCCACACGGGCCGCTATGACAGTATCCATTTCTGACATGACAGTGCCGGCTGAGAAGCCTGAACTGATCCAGAATGCGCAGGATACCGTTGATAAGATCACAAGAAACTTTAAGCGTGGTCTGATCACGGAAGAAGAGCGTTACAAAGAGGTTGTTGAGACATGGAAAGAAACAGATGATACGCTGACCAAAGCACTGCTTGGCGGTCTGGATAAATATAACAACATCTTCATGATGGCAGACTCCGGAGCCCGTGGTTCTGATAAGCAGATTAAACAGCTGGCCGGCATGCGCGGGTTGATGGCTGATACAACCGGTCATACGATCGAGCTGCCGATTAAATCAAACTTCCGTGAGGGTCTGGACGTACTGGAATACTTTATGTCTGCGCACGGTGCACGTAAAGGTCTGTCTGATACCGCACTGCGTACAGCCGATTCCGGTTACCTGACGAGACGTCTTGTCGATGTTTCTCAGGATCTGATCATCCGTGAAGTTGATTGCTGTGAGGACAAAGGTGAAATCCCGGGAATGTATGTAAAGGGATTCATGGATGGCAAGGAAGAGATCGAGAGTCTTCAGGAACGTATCACAGGACGTTTCTCATGTGAGACGATTAAAGATAAGGAAGGCAATGTGATCGTTAAGGCAAACCATATGATCACACCGAAACGCGCTGCCCGTATTATGAAGGACGGCGTGGACGAAAATGGAAAACAATTTGACAAGATTAAAATCCGTACAATCTTAAGCTGTAAGTCACATATCGGCGTATGTGCAAAATGTTACGGTGCCAACATGGCAACGGGTGAAACTGTTCAGGTGGGTGAGTCCGTAGGGATTATTGCGGCGCAGTCTATCGGTGAGCCCGGTACACAGCTTACGATGCGTACGTTCCACACCGGCGGTGTTGCGGGCGGTGATATTACACAGGGTCTTCCGCGTGTCGAGGAGCTTTTTGAGGCCAGAAAGCCTAAGGGACTTGCGATCATCACAGAGATCAAAGGTATTGCAGCCATTAAAGATACGAAGAAGAAACGTGAGATCATCGTAACCGATGACGAAGAAGGTGTTTCCAAGACATATCTGATTCCATATGGGTCCAGGATCAAAGTTCAGGACGGTGCAATGCTTGAAGCCGGAGATGAACTGACAGAAGGTAGTGTCAATCCGCATGATATTCTGAAGATCAAGGGCGTACGTGCGGTTCAGGATTATATGATCCGTGAAGTACAGAGGGTATACCGTCTGCAGGGTGTTGAGATCAATGATAAACATATCGAAGTCATTGTTCGGCAGATGCTGAAAAAGATCCGTGTAGAAAACAACGGTGATACGGAACTTCTTCCGGGAACACTTGCAGATGTTCTGGAATTTGAAGAACTGAATGACCAGATGATTGCTGACGGCAAAGAGCCGGCAGAAGGGAAGCAGGTTATGCTGGGTATTACAAAGGCATCTCTTGCAACGAACTCCTTCCTGTCCGCTGCTTCTTTCCAGGAGACGACAAAAGTCCTCACGGAAGCGGCTATCAAAGGAAAAGCAGATAATCTGATTGGTCTGAAAGAAAATGTTATCATCGGTAAACTGATTCCTGCCGGTACAGGTATGAAGAGATATAGTAATATCAAGCTTGATACAGACCTGGCAGTGGATGATGAGATTGATCTGGATGACGATTTTACTTTTGATATTGAAGAGCTTCCTGATGATCTGGACGACGGATCTATGGAAATGGAGACGGATGAACCTGATGAAGAGCTGATCGAAGTATCAGAGTCAGGCGATGAAGAATAA
- a CDS encoding DNA-directed RNA polymerase subunit beta — protein MEKNRIRPITTGKSMRMSYQRQKEVLEMPNLIEVQKDSYNWFLNEGLKEVFNDISPITDYSDKLSLEFVDFTLCEDDVKYSIEECKERDATYAAPLKVKVRLYNKENDEINEHEIFMGDLPLMTQTGTFVINGAERVIVSQLVRSPGIYYAIAHDKVGKTLYSSTVIPNRGAWLEYETDSNDIFYVRVDRTRKVPITVLIRALGVSTNAEIIELFGEEPKILASFTKDTSENYQEGLLELYKKIRPGEPLAVESAESLIMSMFFDPRRYDLAKVGRYKFNKKLMLKNRITGHILAEDVIDTMTGEIIAEKGTEVTREMADSIQNAAVPFVWIQTEERNVKVLSSMMVDITNFVDVDPKEVGVTELVYYPVLSRILEENDSLDDIKEAIKREIHDLIPKHITKEDILASINYNIHLEYGLGNDDDIDHLGNRRIRAVGELLQNQYRIGLSRLERVVRERMTTQDIEGISPQSLINIKPVTAAVKEFFGSSQLSQFMDQNNPLGELTHKRRLSALGPGGLSRDRAGFEVRDVHYSHYGRMCPIETPEGPNIGLINSLASYARINEYGFVEAPYRKIDKTDPKNPRVTDEVIYMTADEEDDYHVAQANEPLDENGYFIHKNVSGRYREETQEYEKQMFDYMDVSPKMVFSVATALIPFLQNDDANRALMGSNMQRQAVPLMITEAPVVGTGMETKTAVDSGVCMTAKRAGTILRSTSKEIVIRYDDDASTETYHLTKFLRSNQSNCYNQKPIVFKGEHVEAGQVVADGPSTSQGELALGKNPLIGFMTWEGYNYEDAVLLSERLVQEDVYTSIHIEEYEAESRDTKLGPEEITRDVPGVGDDALKDLDERGIIRIGAEVRAGDILVGKVTPKGETELTAEERLLRAIFGEKAREVRDTSLKVPHGEYGIVVDAKVFTRENGDELSPGVNQAVRIYIAQKRKISVGDKMAGRHGNKGVVSRVLPVEDMPFLPNGRPLDIVLNPLGVPSRMNIGQVLEIHLSLAAKALGFNIATPVFDGANEDDIMDTLDLANDYVNLSWDEFSDKHKDELLPEVYEYLNENQAHRELWKGVPISRDGKVRLRDGRTGEYFDSPVTIGHMHYLKLHHLVDDKIHARSTGPYSLVTQQPLGGKAQFGGQRFGEMEVWALEAYGASYTLQEILTVKSDDVIGRVKTYEAIIKGDNIPEPGIPESFKVLLKELQSLGLDVKVLKEDQTEVEIMETVDYGETDLRSIIEGDRGYSSDESYGEYGFSKQEFAGEELIDVEEPEEEEEMIDLEETLDEE, from the coding sequence ATGGAGAAAAACAGAATACGTCCAATTACGACCGGAAAAAGTATGCGGATGAGTTACCAGAGACAAAAGGAAGTTCTGGAAATGCCCAACCTGATCGAGGTTCAGAAAGATTCATATAATTGGTTCCTGAATGAAGGGTTAAAGGAAGTTTTTAATGATATCTCTCCGATTACCGATTACAGCGACAAGTTGAGCCTGGAGTTTGTTGATTTTACATTGTGCGAAGATGATGTGAAATATTCCATCGAAGAATGCAAAGAAAGAGATGCTACGTACGCCGCACCTTTAAAAGTAAAAGTTCGCTTATATAATAAAGAAAATGACGAGATTAATGAACACGAGATATTCATGGGCGATCTGCCTTTGATGACGCAGACAGGTACTTTTGTTATCAATGGTGCAGAACGTGTTATCGTCAGCCAGTTAGTACGTTCCCCTGGTATATACTATGCCATCGCACATGACAAAGTTGGTAAGACCTTATATTCATCTACTGTTATTCCGAACAGGGGTGCGTGGCTTGAGTATGAGACGGATTCCAACGATATTTTCTATGTACGTGTAGACAGGACCAGAAAGGTTCCGATTACAGTACTGATTCGTGCACTGGGAGTGAGCACCAATGCCGAGATTATAGAATTATTTGGTGAGGAACCGAAGATTCTGGCAAGCTTTACAAAGGACACCTCCGAAAATTATCAGGAGGGCCTGCTTGAGTTATACAAAAAGATCCGACCGGGCGAACCGCTCGCTGTAGAGAGCGCAGAGAGCCTGATCATGAGTATGTTCTTCGATCCCAGAAGATATGATCTGGCGAAAGTTGGACGATATAAATTTAATAAAAAACTGATGCTCAAAAATCGTATTACCGGTCATATTCTTGCTGAGGATGTCATTGATACGATGACCGGCGAGATTATCGCGGAAAAGGGCACAGAAGTGACAAGAGAAATGGCGGATTCCATCCAGAATGCAGCCGTTCCTTTTGTGTGGATTCAGACAGAAGAGCGTAATGTCAAAGTGCTGTCCAGCATGATGGTTGATATTACGAATTTTGTCGATGTCGATCCTAAGGAAGTAGGGGTTACCGAACTCGTGTATTATCCGGTGCTGTCCCGCATCCTGGAAGAAAACGACAGTCTTGACGATATAAAAGAAGCCATTAAGAGAGAGATTCATGATCTTATTCCGAAGCATATCACCAAGGAAGATATTCTGGCTTCTATCAATTATAATATTCATCTGGAATACGGTCTGGGAAATGATGATGATATCGACCACCTCGGAAACAGAAGAATCCGTGCAGTCGGTGAACTGCTTCAAAACCAGTACAGGATCGGTCTGTCCAGGCTGGAAAGAGTCGTCCGTGAAAGAATGACAACACAGGACATTGAGGGGATTTCCCCGCAGTCCCTGATCAATATTAAACCGGTCACTGCGGCAGTGAAGGAGTTCTTCGGCTCTTCACAGCTGTCACAGTTTATGGATCAGAATAATCCTCTGGGTGAGCTGACTCATAAACGGCGTCTGTCCGCACTGGGTCCTGGCGGTCTGTCACGAGACAGGGCAGGTTTTGAGGTTCGAGATGTGCACTACTCTCATTATGGAAGAATGTGTCCGATTGAGACGCCTGAAGGTCCGAACATCGGTCTGATCAACTCACTGGCATCCTATGCCCGCATCAATGAGTACGGTTTTGTAGAGGCGCCATACAGAAAGATCGATAAAACCGATCCGAAGAATCCGCGCGTCACAGATGAAGTAATCTACATGACAGCGGACGAGGAAGACGATTATCATGTTGCACAGGCGAATGAGCCGCTGGATGAGAATGGATACTTTATCCACAAAAACGTATCCGGCCGTTACAGAGAAGAGACGCAGGAGTATGAAAAACAGATGTTTGATTACATGGACGTATCTCCTAAGATGGTATTCTCCGTGGCAACTGCACTGATTCCGTTTCTTCAGAATGATGATGCCAATCGTGCGCTGATGGGATCCAACATGCAGCGTCAGGCAGTTCCGCTGATGATCACGGAGGCGCCTGTAGTTGGAACTGGTATGGAGACAAAGACGGCGGTTGACTCCGGTGTCTGCATGACGGCCAAAAGAGCAGGAACGATCCTGCGCTCAACGTCCAAAGAGATCGTGATTCGTTACGATGATGATGCCAGCACAGAGACGTACCATCTGACAAAATTCTTACGAAGCAATCAGAGCAACTGTTATAATCAGAAACCGATCGTGTTTAAAGGGGAACATGTAGAGGCAGGCCAGGTTGTCGCAGACGGTCCGTCCACCTCTCAGGGAGAGCTTGCACTCGGCAAGAACCCGCTGATCGGTTTTATGACATGGGAAGGTTATAACTACGAGGATGCTGTACTGCTCAGCGAACGGCTCGTACAGGAAGATGTCTACACGTCTATTCATATAGAAGAATACGAAGCAGAGTCCAGAGACACGAAGCTTGGACCGGAAGAGATCACGAGAGACGTTCCGGGTGTCGGTGACGATGCGCTGAAAGATCTGGACGAACGCGGAATTATCCGTATAGGTGCGGAGGTCCGTGCAGGTGATATCCTTGTTGGAAAGGTGACTCCGAAAGGGGAAACTGAACTGACAGCTGAGGAACGTCTGCTGCGCGCAATTTTTGGTGAGAAAGCGCGCGAGGTGCGTGATACCTCCCTGAAGGTTCCGCACGGAGAATACGGTATCGTTGTGGATGCCAAAGTGTTTACAAGAGAAAACGGGGATGAGCTCTCTCCTGGTGTTAATCAGGCTGTCCGCATTTATATTGCGCAGAAGAGAAAGATTTCCGTCGGTGATAAAATGGCCGGCCGACACGGTAACAAGGGTGTTGTTTCCCGTGTGCTTCCGGTAGAAGATATGCCGTTTCTGCCAAACGGACGCCCTCTGGATATCGTACTGAATCCGCTGGGTGTACCATCACGTATGAATATCGGGCAGGTACTGGAGATTCACCTGAGCCTTGCAGCTAAGGCCCTGGGATTCAACATTGCGACTCCGGTATTTGACGGAGCAAACGAAGACGACATCATGGATACGCTCGATCTGGCGAACGATTATGTTAACTTAAGCTGGGATGAGTTCTCAGATAAGCACAAAGACGAGCTGCTTCCGGAGGTTTATGAGTATCTGAATGAGAACCAAGCCCACAGAGAGCTGTGGAAAGGAGTTCCGATTTCCAGAGATGGAAAAGTCAGACTTCGTGATGGAAGAACCGGAGAATATTTTGACAGTCCGGTAACGATCGGACATATGCATTATCTGAAGCTCCATCATCTGGTAGATGACAAGATCCATGCACGTTCTACAGGACCGTATTCTCTCGTAACACAGCAGCCGCTGGGTGGAAAAGCTCAGTTCGGCGGTCAGCGTTTTGGAGAGATGGAGGTTTGGGCCCTGGAGGCATACGGTGCATCATACACACTGCAGGAAATCCTGACGGTGAAATCTGATGATGTCATCGGACGTGTGAAGACGTATGAGGCGATCATAAAAGGCGATAACATTCCTGAACCGGGAATTCCGGAATCATTTAAGGTTCTGTTAAAAGAGCTGCAGTCCCTGGGACTGGATGTCAAAGTGCTCAAGGAAGATCAGACGGAAGTTGAAATCATGGAGACCGTTGACTACGGTGAGACTGACCTGCGTTCCATTATCGAAGGAGACAGAGGATATTCTTCCGACGAATCTTACGGAGAGTATGGATTTTCCAAGCAGGAATTCGCAGGAGAAGAGTTGATCGATGTTGAAGAACCTGAGGAAGAAGAGGAAATGATTGACCTGGAAGAAACTCTTGACGAAGAGTAG
- the rplL gene encoding 50S ribosomal protein L7/L12 — MAKLTTAEFIEAIKELTVLELNDLVKACEEEFGVSAAAGVVVAAAGAGDAAAVEEKDEFDVELAEVGPNKVKVIKVVREATGLGLKEAKEIVDGAPKVIKEAAAKAEAEELKAKLEAEGAKVNLK, encoded by the coding sequence ATGGCAAAATTAACAACAGCTGAATTTATTGAAGCTATTAAAGAGTTAACTGTATTAGAGTTAAACGATCTGGTAAAAGCATGTGAAGAAGAATTTGGTGTATCTGCAGCAGCAGGTGTAGTAGTGGCAGCAGCAGGTGCAGGTGATGCAGCAGCAGTTGAAGAAAAAGATGAGTTTGATGTAGAACTTGCAGAAGTAGGACCAAACAAAGTTAAAGTTATCAAAGTAGTTCGTGAAGCTACAGGACTTGGTCTGAAAGAAGCGAAAGAGATCGTTGACGGAGCTCCGAAAGTGATCAAAGAAGCAGCAGCAAAAGCTGAGGCTGAAGAACTCAAAGCAAAACTGGAAGCTGAAGGTGCTAAAGTTAACCTGAAATAA
- the rplJ gene encoding 50S ribosomal protein L10: MAKVELKQPIVEEIANSIKDAQAVVLVNYSGLTVEQDTILRKELREAGIQYKVYKNTMMNFAFKGTACESLSEHLHGTNAIAISSEDATAPARILAKYAKMYPALEMVAGVIEGNYNDQAGMQALASVPSREELLGKLLGSIQSPITNFARVLNQIAEAGQPAAAEE; this comes from the coding sequence ATGGCAAAAGTAGAACTGAAACAACCGATCGTAGAAGAAATTGCAAATAGCATTAAAGACGCTCAGGCAGTCGTACTGGTGAATTACAGCGGACTTACTGTTGAGCAGGATACAATTCTTCGTAAGGAATTAAGGGAAGCCGGTATTCAGTACAAAGTGTACAAGAATACAATGATGAACTTTGCATTCAAGGGAACAGCCTGTGAAAGTCTTTCAGAACATCTGCATGGAACTAACGCAATCGCGATTTCCAGTGAAGATGCGACAGCTCCGGCAAGAATCCTGGCTAAATACGCAAAAATGTACCCGGCTCTGGAAATGGTTGCAGGCGTAATCGAAGGAAATTACAATGATCAGGCTGGCATGCAGGCTCTTGCAAGCGTTCCTTCAAGAGAAGAACTGCTTGGAAAACTGCTTGGAAGCATTCAGTCTCCAATCACAAACTTCGCTCGTGTGCTTAATCAGATTGCTGAAGCAGGACAACCTGCAGCTGCAGAAGAGTAG
- a CDS encoding HIRAN domain-containing protein, giving the protein MSVKGGKDYLYLIWKSEKSRKQYIVGQLTKNSQYEFRYCEEVGSAIADGFIPLLCFPDLNKVYKDDKLFSIFVSRLPDKRRKNIRDILNKYGLEEYDEYLLLKRSGARLPIDSLEFIDPILDMENDLTRIFYMAGVRHYLDCDGKDCSGAVEITRGDEVYLKREPDNQYDQNAVQLLDFTGKVLGYVPRYYSAGVAELLAKSKKIICHIYNVDKRKNCNECVKVIMEIKH; this is encoded by the coding sequence ATGTCAGTTAAAGGCGGAAAAGATTATCTGTACTTGATTTGGAAATCAGAGAAGTCCAGAAAACAGTACATTGTTGGACAGTTAACTAAAAATAGTCAATATGAATTTCGATATTGCGAGGAAGTGGGATCTGCAATCGCTGATGGGTTTATTCCCTTGCTTTGTTTTCCTGATTTAAATAAGGTTTATAAAGATGATAAACTTTTCTCGATTTTTGTAAGTCGGTTGCCCGACAAAAGAAGAAAGAATATTCGTGATATTTTGAACAAATACGGACTCGAAGAATATGATGAGTATTTATTGTTAAAGAGAAGTGGTGCAAGGCTTCCGATTGACAGTCTTGAATTTATTGACCCGATTTTAGACATGGAAAATGATTTGACACGGATTTTTTACATGGCGGGTGTCAGGCATTATCTGGATTGTGATGGGAAGGATTGCTCCGGAGCCGTGGAGATTACCAGAGGAGATGAAGTTTATCTAAAAAGAGAACCAGATAATCAATATGATCAGAATGCAGTACAGTTGTTAGATTTCACAGGAAAAGTATTGGGGTACGTTCCGAGATATTACAGTGCTGGGGTAGCAGAACTGTTGGCAAAAAGCAAAAAAATTATATGCCATATTTATAATGTGGATAAAAGAAAAAATTGTAATGAGTGTGTTAAGGTTATAATGGAAATTAAACATTAA